The following are from one region of the Variovorax sp. V213 genome:
- the scpA gene encoding methylmalonyl-CoA mutase, with protein MSSTPEPTFKPANLADWAKSAAKSAPGGDLNALNWITPDGITVKPLYTAADLQGLKYTDTLPGFEPYLRGPQATMYAVRPWTIRQYAGFSTAEESNAFYRKALAAGGQGVSVAFDLATHRGYDSDHPRVTGDVGKAGVAIDSVEDMKILFDQIPLDKVSVSMTMNGAVLPVLAGYVVAAEEQGVAQDQLSGTIQNDILKEFMVRNTYIFPPGPSMRIIGDIIEYTAQHMPKFNSISISGYHMQEAGANQALELAFTLADGKEYVKTALAKGLDVDGFAGRLSFFWAIGMNFYLEVAKMRAARLLWCRIMKEFNPKNPKSLMLRTHCQTSGWSLTEQDPYNNIVRTTIEAMAAVFGGTQSLHTNALDEAIALPTEFSSRIARNTQLIIQEETHITNVVDPWAGSYMMEKLTQDMADAAWAIIEEVEAMGGMTKAVDSGWAKLKIEAAAAEKQARIDSGKDVIVGVNKYKLKNEDAIDSLSIDNVMVRDQQVARLQKIRASRDTAKVQAALDALTEAAESNTGNLLALSIDAVRLRATVGEISDALEKSFGRHRADTQKVTGVYAAAYDSAEGWEALKTEINAFAEEQGRRPRVMISKLGQDGHDRGAKVVATAFADLGFDVDMGPLFQTPEECARQAIENDVHAVGVSTLAAGHKTLVPAIINELKKQGADDIIVFVGGVIPRQDYDFLYEAGVKGIYGPGTPIPASAKDVLEQIRAAVSA; from the coding sequence ATGAGCAGCACACCCGAACCCACCTTCAAGCCTGCCAACCTCGCTGACTGGGCCAAGTCCGCGGCCAAGTCGGCGCCGGGCGGTGACCTGAATGCGCTGAACTGGATCACCCCGGACGGCATCACCGTGAAGCCGCTCTATACCGCCGCCGATCTGCAGGGGCTCAAGTACACCGACACGCTACCCGGTTTCGAGCCCTATCTGCGAGGGCCGCAGGCCACCATGTACGCGGTGCGGCCGTGGACCATCCGGCAGTACGCCGGCTTTTCGACCGCCGAGGAATCGAACGCGTTCTACCGCAAGGCGCTGGCCGCCGGCGGGCAGGGCGTGTCGGTGGCTTTCGACCTGGCCACCCACCGCGGCTACGACAGCGACCATCCGCGCGTGACCGGCGACGTCGGCAAGGCTGGCGTGGCAATCGATTCGGTCGAGGACATGAAGATCCTGTTCGACCAGATCCCGCTCGACAAGGTGAGCGTGTCCATGACGATGAACGGCGCCGTGCTGCCGGTGCTCGCGGGCTACGTGGTCGCGGCCGAAGAGCAGGGCGTGGCGCAGGACCAGCTGAGCGGAACCATCCAGAACGACATCCTCAAGGAGTTCATGGTCCGCAACACCTACATCTTCCCGCCCGGGCCGAGCATGCGGATCATCGGCGACATCATCGAGTACACGGCGCAGCACATGCCCAAGTTCAATTCGATCTCGATCAGCGGCTATCACATGCAGGAAGCCGGCGCCAACCAGGCGCTGGAACTGGCCTTCACGCTGGCGGACGGCAAGGAATACGTGAAGACCGCGCTGGCCAAGGGACTGGACGTCGACGGCTTCGCGGGGCGCCTCTCCTTCTTCTGGGCCATCGGCATGAACTTCTACCTCGAAGTGGCCAAGATGCGCGCCGCGCGCCTGCTGTGGTGCCGCATCATGAAGGAGTTCAACCCGAAGAACCCCAAGAGCCTGATGCTGCGCACGCACTGCCAGACCTCGGGCTGGTCGCTCACCGAGCAGGACCCATACAACAACATCGTGCGCACCACCATCGAGGCCATGGCCGCGGTGTTCGGCGGCACGCAGAGCCTGCACACCAATGCGCTCGACGAAGCCATTGCGCTGCCCACCGAGTTCAGCTCGCGCATCGCGCGCAACACGCAGCTCATCATCCAGGAGGAGACGCACATCACGAACGTGGTCGACCCGTGGGCCGGCAGCTACATGATGGAGAAGCTCACACAGGACATGGCCGATGCGGCCTGGGCCATCATCGAAGAAGTCGAGGCGATGGGCGGCATGACCAAGGCGGTCGACAGCGGCTGGGCCAAGCTCAAGATCGAAGCGGCCGCCGCCGAGAAGCAGGCGCGCATCGACTCGGGCAAGGACGTGATCGTGGGCGTCAACAAGTACAAGCTCAAGAACGAGGACGCGATCGACAGCCTGTCCATCGACAATGTGATGGTGCGCGACCAGCAGGTGGCGCGGCTGCAGAAGATCCGCGCCTCGCGCGACACCGCCAAGGTGCAGGCCGCGCTCGATGCGCTCACCGAAGCCGCCGAGAGCAACACGGGCAACCTGCTCGCGCTCAGCATCGACGCGGTGCGCCTGCGCGCCACGGTGGGCGAGATTTCTGACGCGCTCGAAAAATCATTCGGCCGCCATCGGGCCGACACGCAAAAGGTGACCGGTGTGTACGCTGCTGCCTATGACTCGGCCGAAGGCTGGGAAGCCCTGAAGACCGAAATCAACGCCTTCGCCGAAGAGCAGGGCCGCCGCCCGCGCGTGATGATCTCCAAGCTGGGGCAGGACGGCCACGACCGCGGCGCCAAGGTGGTGGCCACGGCGTTCGCCGACCTGGGTTTCGACGTGGACATGGGGCCGCTGTTCCAGACACCCGAGGAATGCGCGCGCCAGGCCATCGAGAACGACGTGCATGCCGTCGGCGTGAGCACGCTCGCAGCCGGCCACAAGACGCTCGTGCCGGCCATCATCAACGAGCTCAAGAAGCAGGGCGCGGACGACATCATCGTGTTCGTCGGCGGCGTGATTCCGCGGCAGGACTACGACTTTCTCTACGAGGCGGGCGTCAAGGGCATCTATGGCCCGGGCACGCCGATCCCCGCCAGCGCCAAGGACGTGCTGGAACAGATTCGCGCGGCGGTCTCGGCCTGA
- the meaB gene encoding methylmalonyl Co-A mutase-associated GTPase MeaB: protein MVQRRAIAKAITLLESTRADHRVQADELLTALLPRTGNSFRLGISGVPGVGKSTFIETLGLLLIGKGHRVAVLTIDPSSTVSGGSILGDKTRMERLSVHERAYIRPSPSSGTLGGVAEKTREAMLVCEAAGYDIVIVETVGVGQSETAVAGMTDMFVLMQLPNAGDDLQAIKKGVMELADLVVINKADIDKDAATRAQAQITSALRLFGHQGNPDHAHAVHDAHSGVEIRFWLPKVLQLSALAGTGIDAFWDAVTQFRALQTANGKLAKRREKQATAWMWERIDAGLKQAFRQHAQVRELLPQLTQQVAEGALPASTAARQLLAAAAITARP from the coding sequence ATGGTGCAGCGCCGCGCCATCGCCAAGGCCATCACGCTGCTCGAATCCACCCGCGCCGACCATCGTGTCCAGGCCGATGAACTTCTCACTGCGCTGCTGCCGCGCACCGGCAACTCGTTTCGCCTGGGTATCTCGGGCGTGCCGGGCGTCGGCAAATCGACCTTCATCGAAACGTTGGGCCTGCTGCTGATCGGCAAGGGCCACCGCGTGGCGGTGCTCACCATCGATCCGTCGTCCACCGTCTCGGGTGGCTCCATCCTGGGCGACAAGACGCGCATGGAGCGGCTCTCGGTGCACGAGCGCGCCTACATCCGGCCCAGCCCGTCGAGCGGCACGCTCGGCGGCGTGGCCGAGAAGACGCGCGAGGCGATGCTGGTGTGCGAGGCCGCCGGCTACGACATCGTGATCGTCGAGACCGTGGGCGTGGGCCAGAGCGAAACCGCCGTGGCCGGCATGACCGACATGTTCGTGCTGATGCAGCTGCCCAATGCGGGCGACGATCTGCAAGCCATCAAGAAAGGCGTGATGGAGCTGGCCGACCTCGTCGTCATCAACAAGGCCGACATCGACAAGGATGCCGCGACGCGTGCGCAGGCGCAGATCACCTCGGCGCTGCGCCTCTTCGGGCACCAGGGCAACCCGGACCATGCGCATGCGGTGCATGATGCGCACAGCGGCGTGGAGATTCGTTTCTGGCTGCCTAAGGTGCTGCAGCTCAGCGCGCTGGCCGGTACAGGCATCGATGCCTTCTGGGATGCCGTCACGCAGTTCAGGGCCTTGCAGACCGCGAATGGAAAGCTTGCCAAGCGGCGCGAAAAGCAGGCCACCGCATGGATGTGGGAACGCATCGACGCCGGGCTCAAGCAGGCGTTCAGGCAGCATGCGCAGGTGCGCGAACTGCTCCCGCAACTCACCCAGCAAGTGGCAGAGGGCGCGCTGCCCGCATCGACGGCGGCACGCCAACTGCTCGCGGCCGCCGCCATCACCGCCAGGCCATGA
- a CDS encoding IclR family transcriptional regulator: MTEAVGGKEEVTALGRGLALLKVIGMAAAPVSNRELADTTGIPKATVSRLTATLVSAGYLRQAPDSERFSLGPALLDMSSRYLRQFDLRAVARPHLAELSEFAGASVHVAVRDELDMLVIDSLRPRSALISSRLEIGTRLTVVTSAAGRACLAALPAAEQSTLLERIREESGEDWPSIEPRLMAGIDEYARLGYCSSFGEWHPHIHALGFALKGPHGEHYGVSCGGPAYLLPKEMMLTQVAPRLLEVARRISAEAGTANPD; the protein is encoded by the coding sequence ATGACTGAAGCGGTTGGGGGCAAGGAAGAAGTCACTGCGCTCGGCCGGGGCCTGGCCCTGCTCAAGGTCATCGGGATGGCGGCGGCTCCGGTGAGCAACCGCGAACTGGCGGACACCACCGGCATTCCCAAGGCGACGGTATCGCGGCTGACCGCCACGCTGGTGAGCGCGGGGTATCTGCGGCAGGCGCCGGACAGCGAGCGCTTCAGCCTGGGCCCGGCGCTGCTCGACATGAGCAGCCGCTACCTTCGCCAGTTCGACCTTCGGGCGGTGGCGAGGCCCCACCTGGCCGAGTTGTCGGAATTTGCGGGCGCCAGCGTCCATGTCGCGGTGCGCGACGAGCTCGACATGCTGGTCATCGATTCGCTGCGTCCACGCTCGGCGCTGATCAGCTCGCGCCTGGAGATCGGCACGCGCTTGACCGTCGTCACCTCGGCCGCCGGCCGGGCCTGTCTTGCGGCCCTGCCCGCCGCCGAGCAGTCCACGCTGCTGGAGCGGATCCGGGAAGAAAGCGGCGAAGACTGGCCTTCCATCGAGCCGCGCCTGATGGCCGGAATCGACGAGTACGCCCGCCTGGGCTATTGCAGCTCATTCGGCGAATGGCATCCGCACATCCACGCGCTCGGCTTCGCGCTGAAAGGGCCCCATGGCGAGCACTACGGCGTGAGCTGCGGTGGCCCCGCGTACCTGCTGCCCAAGGAAATGATGCTCACGCAGGTCGCGCCGCGCCTGCTCGAAGTGGCGCGGCGCATCTCCGCCGAAGCCGGAACCGCAAATCCCGATTAG
- a CDS encoding acyl-CoA carboxylase subunit beta, producing MQELIEQLEKRRAQARLGGGQKRIDAQHAKGKLTARERIELLLDDNTFEEWDMFVEHRSVDFGMAEQKIPGDGVVTGYGMINGRLVFVFSQDFTVFGGALSEAHAEKICKVMDQAMKVGAPVIGLNDSGGARIQEGVASLGGYADVFQRNVMASGVVPQISMIMGPCAGGAVYSPAMTDFIFMVKDSSYMFVTGPEVVKTVTHESVTAEELGGAVTHTTRSGVADMAFENDVEALMMLRRLYNYLPLNNREKPPVRLGNNGQGDPADRPDYSLDTLVPDNPNKPYDIKELILKVVDDGDFFELQPDYAKNIVIGFARMEGQTIGIVANQPLVLAGCLDIKSSIKAARFVRFCDAFNIPVVTFVDVPGFMPGTGQEYGGIIKHGAKLLYAYAECTVPKITVITRKAYGGAYDVMASKHLRGDVNLAWPRAEIAVMGAKGAVEIIFREDKNDPEKLAAREAEYKARFANPYVAGARGYIDDVILPHETRKRICRSLVMLREKKLENPWRKHGNIPL from the coding sequence ATGCAAGAACTGATCGAACAACTCGAAAAGCGCCGCGCCCAGGCGCGCCTCGGCGGCGGACAGAAGCGCATCGATGCGCAGCACGCCAAGGGCAAGCTCACCGCGCGCGAGCGCATCGAGCTGCTGCTGGACGACAACACCTTCGAAGAATGGGACATGTTCGTCGAGCACCGCTCGGTCGATTTCGGCATGGCCGAGCAGAAGATCCCGGGCGACGGCGTGGTCACCGGCTACGGCATGATCAATGGCCGCCTCGTCTTCGTGTTCAGCCAGGACTTCACCGTCTTCGGCGGCGCGCTCAGCGAAGCGCATGCCGAGAAGATCTGCAAGGTCATGGACCAGGCCATGAAGGTCGGCGCGCCCGTCATCGGCCTCAACGATTCGGGCGGCGCGCGCATCCAGGAGGGCGTGGCCTCGCTCGGCGGCTATGCCGACGTGTTCCAGCGCAACGTGATGGCTTCGGGCGTGGTGCCGCAGATCAGCATGATCATGGGCCCGTGCGCGGGCGGCGCGGTGTATTCGCCCGCCATGACCGACTTCATCTTCATGGTGAAGGATTCGAGCTACATGTTCGTCACCGGCCCCGAGGTGGTGAAGACCGTGACGCACGAGAGCGTGACGGCCGAAGAGCTCGGCGGCGCCGTGACCCACACCACGCGCAGCGGCGTGGCCGACATGGCGTTCGAGAACGACGTCGAGGCGCTGATGATGCTGCGCCGCCTCTACAACTACCTGCCGCTCAACAACCGCGAGAAGCCGCCGGTGCGTCTGGGCAACAACGGCCAGGGCGATCCGGCCGACCGGCCCGACTATTCGCTCGACACGCTGGTGCCGGACAACCCGAACAAGCCCTACGACATCAAGGAACTGATCCTCAAGGTGGTGGACGACGGCGACTTCTTCGAGCTGCAGCCCGACTACGCGAAGAACATCGTGATCGGCTTTGCCCGCATGGAAGGCCAGACCATCGGCATCGTGGCCAACCAGCCGCTGGTGCTGGCAGGCTGCCTGGACATCAAGAGCAGCATCAAGGCCGCGCGCTTCGTGCGCTTTTGCGATGCCTTCAACATTCCCGTGGTGACCTTCGTTGACGTGCCCGGCTTCATGCCCGGCACGGGCCAGGAGTACGGCGGCATCATCAAGCACGGCGCCAAGCTGCTTTATGCGTATGCGGAGTGCACGGTGCCCAAGATCACCGTCATCACGCGCAAGGCCTATGGCGGCGCGTACGACGTGATGGCCTCCAAGCACCTGCGTGGCGACGTCAACCTGGCCTGGCCGCGCGCCGAGATCGCGGTGATGGGCGCGAAGGGCGCAGTGGAAATCATCTTCCGCGAGGACAAGAACGACCCCGAGAAGCTGGCCGCCCGTGAGGCCGAGTACAAGGCGCGTTTTGCCAACCCCTATGTGGCGGGTGCGCGCGGCTACATCGACGACGTGATCCTGCCGCACGAAACGCGCAAGCGCATCTGCCGATCGCTGGTGATGCTGCGCGAGAAGAAGCTCGAGAACCCGTGGCGCAAGCACGGGAACATTCCGCTCTGA
- a CDS encoding GNAT family N-acetyltransferase yields MGDLLSRLSLQPVDSSDFEAMLALRVDAMRPSLERVGRFDPARSRERLQAGFVVPFMHHIVLDGAGRIGFVTLKPEGADALRLDHLYLRTGFQGLGIGEWVLEWAKSQAREERLDIKLTALVQSDANRFYLRHGFVLEGEEGVDLHYRWRVASEGAC; encoded by the coding sequence GTGGGCGATCTCTTGTCGCGGTTGTCGCTGCAGCCGGTGGATTCCAGCGATTTCGAGGCCATGCTCGCCTTGCGCGTCGATGCGATGCGCCCGAGCCTGGAGCGTGTCGGGCGCTTCGACCCCGCACGTTCGCGCGAACGGCTCCAGGCCGGTTTCGTCGTGCCCTTCATGCACCACATCGTGCTCGACGGCGCCGGGCGCATCGGTTTCGTCACCCTCAAGCCCGAGGGCGCCGACGCACTGCGGCTCGACCATCTCTACCTGCGCACCGGCTTCCAGGGCCTGGGCATCGGCGAATGGGTGCTGGAGTGGGCCAAGTCGCAGGCGCGCGAAGAGCGGCTGGACATCAAGCTCACCGCGCTCGTGCAGAGCGACGCCAACCGCTTCTATCTGCGGCATGGTTTCGTGCTCGAAGGCGAGGAGGGCGTCGATCTGCACTACCGCTGGCGCGTGGCCTCGGAGGGCGCGTGCTGA
- a CDS encoding site-specific integrase, with amino-acid sequence MPTFKQLPSGNWRAQVRRKGVYASETFRRHKDAQEWALATERRIDLGEPASRSKIKDPTTFGDLIDLHVTDMKEVLRAPRRSKAFTLDALKTKLGKLKLKDLTRERLIQFGKDRAKEGAGPVTICMDIGYIKLVVSHAAAVHGVRVQVEPIDLARIALKRLGLVGKGRERDRRPTLDELQALADYFASNSRQIIPLGRIMRFAVATAMRQDEICRIRWEDIDAKARTVIVRDRKDPRDKSGNDQKVPLLDVTGFDAWAILEEQKPFSGNSSLVFPYNGRSVGTAFRRACKELRIKDLKFHDLRHEAASRLFEAGFTIEQAALVTGHKDWKMLKRYTHLRPEHLRGVKPKHIPPSLDLPTGPTPADIALGAWTNPERRAPQANSTHASQVAKPHHEHEALSLSASI; translated from the coding sequence ATGCCCACCTTCAAGCAGCTTCCGTCCGGCAACTGGCGCGCGCAAGTCCGTCGCAAGGGTGTCTATGCGAGCGAGACCTTTCGGCGGCACAAGGACGCCCAAGAATGGGCTCTCGCAACCGAGCGCCGCATCGATCTGGGCGAGCCCGCCAGCCGCTCAAAGATCAAGGACCCGACCACCTTCGGCGATCTGATCGATCTGCATGTCACCGACATGAAGGAGGTGCTGCGGGCTCCCCGGCGCTCCAAGGCCTTCACCCTCGATGCGCTCAAGACGAAGCTGGGCAAGCTGAAGCTGAAGGACCTCACGCGCGAGCGGCTCATCCAGTTCGGCAAGGACCGCGCCAAAGAAGGTGCCGGCCCAGTCACCATCTGCATGGACATCGGCTACATCAAACTGGTAGTTTCTCACGCGGCGGCCGTCCACGGAGTTCGCGTTCAGGTAGAGCCCATCGATCTGGCCCGCATTGCGCTCAAGCGCCTGGGCCTGGTCGGCAAGGGGCGGGAACGGGACCGCCGGCCTACCCTCGACGAACTGCAAGCGCTTGCGGACTACTTCGCCAGCAATTCACGGCAGATCATCCCCCTGGGGCGCATCATGCGGTTCGCCGTCGCTACTGCGATGCGCCAGGACGAGATCTGCCGCATCCGATGGGAGGACATCGATGCCAAGGCTCGTACCGTGATCGTGCGAGACCGGAAAGATCCGCGGGACAAGAGCGGCAATGACCAGAAGGTGCCATTGCTTGATGTCACGGGATTCGATGCCTGGGCCATTCTCGAGGAGCAGAAACCGTTCTCCGGGAATAGCAGCCTGGTCTTTCCGTATAACGGTCGCTCTGTCGGGACCGCTTTCCGTCGGGCATGCAAGGAATTGAGGATCAAGGACCTCAAGTTCCATGATCTGCGGCACGAAGCTGCCAGTCGTCTCTTCGAGGCGGGGTTCACCATCGAACAGGCTGCGCTTGTGACTGGGCACAAGGACTGGAAGATGCTCAAACGATACACCCATCTGAGGCCAGAGCACCTGCGCGGCGTTAAGCCAAAGCACATTCCACCGTCGCTTGACCTACCCACTGGCCCCACGCCTGCAGACATCGCTTTGGGTGCGTGGACCAACCCGGAGCGCCGTGCCCCACAAGCCAACTCAACCCACGCCTCGCAAGTTGCAAAGCCACATCATGAACATGAAGCCCTCAGCCTGAGCGCTTCAATCTAG
- a CDS encoding helix-turn-helix domain-containing protein gives MPNIANILKAEISRVARKEVRAEIETLKKASVSYRAAIAALRRQVSALEKELHRAVKGSAPRSSSNEADEQFTPSTARRFSAGRLAAHRSKLRLSAAVYGKLVGVSGQTIYHWEQGKARPRKAQLESLASVRELKAGEIAERLERL, from the coding sequence ATGCCAAATATCGCGAACATCCTCAAAGCTGAAATTTCGCGCGTCGCCCGAAAAGAAGTCCGCGCAGAAATTGAAACGCTCAAGAAGGCATCGGTCAGCTATCGAGCCGCAATCGCAGCGTTGCGTCGGCAGGTAAGCGCTTTGGAGAAGGAATTGCACCGGGCGGTCAAAGGCTCCGCGCCGCGCTCTTCAAGCAATGAAGCGGATGAGCAGTTCACGCCCTCGACCGCACGGCGGTTCAGCGCTGGTCGCTTGGCCGCGCACCGCAGTAAGCTCCGCCTCTCCGCTGCGGTTTACGGAAAGCTGGTCGGCGTTTCGGGGCAGACGATCTATCACTGGGAACAAGGCAAAGCTCGGCCGCGCAAGGCGCAACTCGAGAGTCTTGCCTCTGTACGGGAGCTGAAGGCGGGCGAGATCGCCGAGAGGCTCGAACGCCTCTAG
- a CDS encoding GntR family transcriptional regulator → MSALTLTPRALYEEVAELLRQRIFRRELEPGSWIDELKLAEEYGISRTPLREALKVLAAEGLVTMKVRRGAYVTEVSEQDLADVYHLLSLLESDAAGVVAERATDAQRAELKALHAELETAGAPGKEDREHFFALNERFHMRLLAIANNKWRDQMVADLRKVMKLNRHNSLLKEGRIAESLAEHRSMMAAIEARDAQAAMARMREHFRNGLEAAV, encoded by the coding sequence ATGTCCGCCCTCACCCTTACCCCGCGCGCCCTTTATGAAGAAGTGGCCGAGTTGCTGCGCCAGCGGATTTTCCGCCGCGAACTCGAGCCGGGCAGCTGGATCGACGAACTCAAGCTGGCCGAGGAATACGGCATCAGCCGCACGCCGCTGCGCGAAGCGCTGAAGGTGCTTGCGGCCGAAGGCCTGGTGACCATGAAGGTGCGGCGCGGCGCCTATGTGACCGAAGTATCGGAACAGGACCTGGCGGACGTCTACCACCTGCTCTCGCTGCTCGAGAGCGACGCGGCCGGCGTGGTGGCCGAGCGTGCCACCGACGCCCAGCGCGCGGAACTGAAGGCGCTGCACGCCGAGCTGGAGACCGCCGGCGCACCGGGCAAGGAAGACCGGGAGCACTTCTTTGCGCTGAACGAGCGCTTCCACATGCGCCTCCTGGCCATTGCCAACAACAAGTGGCGCGACCAGATGGTGGCCGACCTGCGCAAGGTGATGAAGCTCAACCGCCACAACTCGCTGCTCAAGGAGGGGCGCATCGCCGAATCGCTGGCGGAGCACCGCTCGATGATGGCGGCCATCGAGGCGCGCGACGCCCAGGCGGCCATGGCGCGCATGCGCGAGCATTTCAGGAACGGCCTGGAAGCCGCGGTATAG
- the dusA gene encoding tRNA dihydrouridine(20/20a) synthase DusA, which translates to MNDNAKLLNLKEKIVSVAPMMDWTDRHCRYFHRLLSRHALLYTEMVTTGALIHGDVPRHLRFNAEEHPVALQLGGSEPADLAHCAKLGEEWGYDEINLNCGCPSERVQRGAFGACLMAEPALVADCVKAMVDVTSLPVTVKHRIGIDKIESYDFVRDFVGAVSEAGCSTFIVHARNAWLQGLSPKQNREIPPLRYELVHRLKHDFPALGFSINGGISATAQVHEHLRLLDGVMVGREAYHNPWWLAEWDAQFYGAAPQPLTREEVESLMCDYMVREAAEHGTQWSSIARHMLGLRNGLPGARRWRQVWSDHRLKTRPPHEVMALAHEPVAQAA; encoded by the coding sequence ATGAATGATAACGCTAAGTTGTTGAATTTAAAAGAGAAAATCGTCTCGGTCGCCCCGATGATGGATTGGACGGACCGCCATTGCCGGTACTTCCACCGCCTGTTGTCGCGCCACGCGCTGCTCTATACCGAGATGGTGACCACCGGCGCGCTGATCCATGGGGACGTGCCGCGGCACCTGCGTTTCAACGCTGAAGAGCACCCCGTGGCCCTGCAGCTGGGCGGCAGCGAGCCGGCCGACCTGGCGCACTGCGCGAAGCTCGGCGAAGAGTGGGGCTACGACGAGATCAACCTCAATTGCGGCTGCCCGAGCGAGCGCGTGCAGCGCGGCGCTTTCGGCGCCTGCCTGATGGCCGAGCCGGCGCTGGTGGCCGACTGCGTGAAGGCGATGGTCGACGTAACGAGCCTGCCGGTGACGGTGAAGCACCGTATCGGCATCGACAAGATCGAAAGCTACGATTTCGTGCGCGATTTTGTCGGCGCGGTGAGCGAGGCCGGCTGCAGCACTTTCATCGTCCACGCGCGCAATGCCTGGCTGCAGGGCCTGAGCCCGAAGCAGAACCGGGAGATTCCGCCGCTGCGCTACGAGCTCGTGCACCGGCTGAAGCACGACTTTCCGGCCTTGGGGTTTTCGATCAACGGCGGCATTTCGGCCACTGCGCAGGTGCACGAACACCTGCGGCTGCTGGACGGCGTCATGGTCGGGCGGGAGGCCTATCACAACCCCTGGTGGCTGGCCGAGTGGGACGCGCAGTTCTACGGCGCCGCGCCGCAGCCGCTGACCCGGGAAGAGGTGGAGTCGCTGATGTGCGACTACATGGTTCGCGAGGCGGCCGAGCACGGCACCCAGTGGTCGTCGATCGCCCGGCACATGCTGGGCTTGCGCAACGGGCTGCCGGGCGCGCGCCGCTGGCGCCAGGTCTGGAGCGACCATCGGCTCAAGACACGCCCCCCGCACGAGGTGATGGCGCTGGCGCACGAGCCCGTGGCGCAGGCTGCCTAG